A genome region from Thermomonospora amylolytica includes the following:
- a CDS encoding HpcH/HpaI aldolase/citrate lyase family protein, whose protein sequence is MRHFDHVSAARRKRLFYRHPRSFGRDADPQVLAVALGATLYSPATRPTLVDDIAKAARRGVMSMVVCLEDAIPDDEVPVAEDNLVAQVHRVHRTGIPAPLLFIRVRRPEQIGDLTRRLGDAIELVSGFVLPKFTAVAGEAFLDALREASAQAPRPLLAMPVIESREAVYRETRTEMLHDVARLLAKHADLVLAVRLGATDMCAAYGLRRPPDLTIYDIHPVASVIADVVNVLGRADGSGFVVTGPVWEYFSAGERLFKPQLRQAPFERRHATGLRQHIISAELDGLIREVHLDKANGLIGKTVIHPSHVPAVHALSVVTHEEYCDAADILGVTGGGAMASSYANKMNEAKPHRAWAERLMLRAQVFGVAAEDVTFVELLEAAGTA, encoded by the coding sequence ATGCGACACTTCGACCACGTCTCCGCGGCCCGGCGCAAGCGCCTGTTCTATCGGCACCCCAGGTCGTTCGGGCGGGACGCCGACCCGCAGGTGCTGGCGGTGGCGCTGGGCGCCACCCTCTACAGCCCCGCCACCCGTCCCACGCTGGTCGACGACATCGCCAAGGCGGCCCGGCGCGGCGTGATGAGCATGGTGGTGTGCCTGGAGGACGCCATCCCCGACGACGAGGTGCCCGTCGCCGAGGACAACCTGGTCGCGCAGGTGCACCGGGTGCACCGCACCGGGATCCCCGCCCCGCTGCTGTTCATCCGGGTGCGCAGGCCCGAGCAGATCGGCGACCTGACCCGGCGGCTGGGCGACGCGATCGAGCTGGTCAGCGGGTTCGTGCTGCCGAAGTTCACCGCCGTCGCCGGGGAGGCGTTCCTGGACGCGCTGCGGGAGGCGTCCGCGCAGGCGCCGCGCCCGCTGCTGGCCATGCCGGTGATCGAGAGCCGGGAGGCGGTGTACCGGGAGACCCGCACCGAGATGCTGCACGACGTGGCGCGGCTGCTGGCCAAGCACGCCGACCTGGTGCTGGCGGTACGGCTGGGGGCCACCGACATGTGCGCCGCCTACGGCCTGCGCCGCCCGCCCGACCTGACCATCTACGACATCCACCCGGTGGCCAGCGTGATCGCCGACGTGGTGAACGTGCTGGGCCGCGCCGACGGCAGCGGCTTCGTGGTCACCGGCCCGGTCTGGGAGTACTTCTCGGCCGGGGAGCGGCTGTTCAAGCCCCAGCTCCGGCAGGCCCCGTTCGAACGCCGCCACGCCACGGGGCTGCGCCAGCACATCATCAGCGCCGAACTCGACGGGCTGATCCGCGAGGTCCATCTGGACAAGGCCAACGGGCTGATCGGCAAGACCGTGATCCATCCGTCCCACGTCCCGGCGGTGCACGCGCTGTCGGTGGTGACCCACGAGGAGTACTGCGACGCCGCCGACATCCTCGGGGTGACCGGCGGGGGCGCGATGGCCAGCAGCTACGCCAACAAGATGAACGAGGCCAAACCGCACCGCGCGTGGGCCGAACGGCTGATGCTGCGCGCCCAGGTGTTCGGGGTGGCCGCCGAGGACGTCACGTTCGTGGAACTGCTCGAAGCGGCGGGCACCGCGTGA
- a CDS encoding TerD family protein, with protein sequence MSVSLQKGQKVPLAKPGGGALSRVRMGLGWDAVVRKGLLRRARPQSIDLDASCLLFDASGNLVDAVWFRQLRSKDGAVRHTGDNLTGAGEGDDESITVDLVALPVNVAQLVFTVNSFTGQDFSQIANAFCRLVDETTGRELARYDLSGSGPHTAQIMAKVSRDGRGWSMTAIGATATGRTFQHLLPAVTAHL encoded by the coding sequence ATGTCCGTCTCACTGCAGAAGGGGCAGAAGGTCCCGCTGGCCAAGCCGGGCGGCGGCGCGCTCAGCCGGGTCAGGATGGGCCTGGGCTGGGACGCGGTCGTCAGGAAGGGCCTGCTGCGCCGGGCCAGGCCGCAGTCGATCGATCTGGACGCCTCGTGCCTGCTGTTCGACGCCTCCGGCAACCTGGTGGACGCGGTCTGGTTCCGCCAGCTGCGCAGCAAGGACGGCGCCGTCCGGCACACCGGGGACAACCTGACCGGCGCCGGCGAGGGCGACGACGAGTCGATCACCGTGGACCTGGTCGCGCTGCCGGTCAACGTCGCCCAGCTGGTGTTCACCGTCAACTCCTTCACCGGGCAGGACTTCTCGCAGATCGCGAACGCGTTCTGCCGGCTGGTGGACGAGACCACCGGACGGGAGCTGGCCCGCTACGACCTGTCCGGGTCGGGGCCGCACACCGCGCAGATCATGGCGAAGGTCAGCCGGGACGGACGGGGCTGGTCGATGACCGCGATCGGGGCGACCGCCACCGGGCGCACCTTCCAGCACCTGCTGCCGGCGGTGACGGCCCACCTGTAG